The proteins below come from a single Chryseobacterium bernardetii genomic window:
- a CDS encoding thioredoxin family protein yields MKKIAILSTLFIAALAWAQGIKFEDGNFASILAKAKKENKLIFVDAYASWCGPCKLMVKNIFPLKTVGDYYNSHFINAKIDMEKGEGIELAKKYNVKAFPTYLFIDGNGEAIHRTLGYVEEKDFIQFAMDANDPNKRLTSLKQQFEKGEKDPAFLKNLAELTIYNDAEFAEKVLNRYFQVKPTMDADDAQLLISGIQTTESPLYKIFQDKKADIVKLFPDERYERFNQNFQMSTITKKAYNPDTKTWDDQYFITEAQKLVSKENAEKLLKKLKAGRALKNKDIALYEKLTLEVYQDYSKAGSNELNSAAWNFFENVSNKASLEKAVAWAQESVKKDESFANTDTLANLYNKVGDKKNAKIWAEKSIELAKSAGQDASDTEKLLKSL; encoded by the coding sequence ATGAAAAAAATAGCGATACTTTCTACTCTATTTATAGCTGCACTTGCATGGGCGCAAGGCATCAAATTTGAGGATGGTAACTTTGCCTCTATCCTTGCTAAAGCTAAAAAAGAAAACAAACTGATCTTTGTAGATGCTTATGCATCATGGTGTGGACCATGCAAACTGATGGTAAAAAATATTTTCCCTCTGAAAACTGTAGGTGATTATTATAATTCTCATTTTATCAATGCTAAAATTGATATGGAAAAAGGAGAAGGCATTGAGCTTGCTAAAAAATACAATGTAAAAGCCTTCCCTACCTATTTATTTATTGACGGAAACGGTGAAGCTATCCACAGAACCCTGGGATATGTTGAAGAAAAAGATTTCATTCAGTTTGCAATGGATGCCAACGATCCCAATAAAAGACTTACTTCTCTAAAGCAGCAATTTGAAAAAGGAGAAAAGGATCCTGCATTTTTAAAAAACCTGGCGGAGCTTACTATTTATAATGATGCAGAGTTTGCTGAAAAAGTATTGAACCGTTATTTTCAGGTGAAACCTACTATGGATGCAGACGATGCTCAACTGCTTATTTCCGGTATACAAACTACAGAAAGTCCTTTATATAAAATCTTTCAGGATAAAAAGGCAGATATAGTGAAGCTTTTCCCTGATGAGAGGTATGAAAGATTTAATCAGAACTTCCAAATGAGTACGATCACTAAAAAGGCGTATAATCCTGATACTAAAACCTGGGACGATCAATATTTCATTACAGAAGCTCAAAAGTTGGTAAGCAAGGAAAATGCTGAGAAATTATTAAAAAAATTAAAGGCTGGCAGAGCTCTGAAAAATAAGGATATTGCCCTTTATGAGAAACTGACATTGGAAGTATACCAGGACTATTCTAAAGCAGGCTCTAATGAACTAAACTCGGCAGCATGGAATTTTTTTGAGAACGTAAGCAATAAAGCATCTTTGGAAAAAGCTGTAGCATGGGCGCAGGAATCTGTAAAGAAGGACGAAAGTTTTGCCAATACGGATACGCTGGCTAATCTTTACAATAAGGTTGGAGATAAGAAAAATGCAAAAATATGGGCTGAAAAGTCTATTGAACTGGCCAAAAGCGCAGGACAAGATGCTTCTGATACGGAAAAATTATTGAAAAGCCTTTAA
- a CDS encoding 3-oxoacyl-ACP synthase III family protein translates to MIKSTIKGVGFYVPDNIVTNDDLAKLMTTNDEWITERTGIKERRHRKNRNDSQETAAYLGFKASEKAIENAGLTAKDIDYIVFATLSPDYYFPGCGVLLQDMLGCDTIGALDVRNQCSGFVYSMSVANAFIKSGTYKNILVVGAEVHSFGLDFSDEGRGVSVIFGDGAGAVVLSAAEDENAGDILAVNMHSEGKYADELCTQFPGSKFGWSDRMRKEPENVTNKEVYPIMNGNFVFKHAVTRFPETMMEALNKAGKTIEDLDMFIPHQANLRIAQFVQQKFGLPDEKIFNNIQKYGNTTAASIPIALSEAIEQGKIKRGDLVLLSAFGSGFTWGSVLFEY, encoded by the coding sequence ATGATTAAAAGTACAATAAAAGGTGTGGGATTTTATGTTCCAGATAACATTGTTACAAATGATGATTTAGCCAAACTAATGACTACCAATGATGAGTGGATAACGGAAAGAACAGGCATCAAGGAAAGAAGACATAGAAAAAACAGAAATGATTCTCAGGAAACTGCTGCATATTTAGGATTCAAGGCATCAGAAAAAGCTATTGAAAATGCAGGGTTAACCGCTAAAGATATTGATTACATTGTGTTTGCAACCCTTTCTCCGGATTATTATTTTCCGGGATGTGGAGTTTTGCTTCAGGATATGCTTGGGTGTGATACTATTGGAGCATTGGACGTTAGAAACCAATGTTCAGGATTTGTATATTCTATGAGTGTAGCCAATGCTTTCATTAAATCAGGGACCTATAAGAATATCCTTGTTGTAGGAGCAGAAGTTCATTCTTTCGGGTTGGATTTTTCTGATGAAGGAAGAGGAGTTTCGGTGATTTTCGGAGATGGGGCAGGAGCGGTTGTGCTGTCTGCTGCGGAAGATGAAAATGCAGGAGATATTTTAGCAGTAAACATGCATTCTGAAGGGAAATATGCAGATGAATTGTGTACACAGTTTCCAGGTTCTAAGTTTGGATGGAGTGACAGAATGAGAAAAGAGCCTGAGAATGTAACGAATAAAGAAGTATATCCTATTATGAACGGAAACTTTGTATTCAAGCATGCGGTTACAAGATTTCCGGAAACTATGATGGAAGCTTTAAATAAAGCCGGAAAAACAATAGAAGATCTTGATATGTTTATCCCTCACCAGGCGAATCTTAGAATTGCTCAGTTTGTTCAGCAGAAGTTCGGATTGCCGGATGAGAAAATCTTTAACAACATTCAGAAATACGGAAATACAACGGCTGCTTCTATTCCCATTGCCTTAAGTGAAGCCATTGAACAGGGAAAAATCAAAAGAGGAGATTTAGTTCTTCTTTCAGCTTTCGGAAGTGGATTTACATGGGGAAGTGTTCTTTTTGAATATTAA